The following DNA comes from Winogradskyella sp. PG-2.
CTATCCTCAAAAAATTGAAGCAATAAAAAGTATGACAAGCCTCCTAAAATACAAGCTGTAGCATAAATCTCTTTTCTAAAAATTACAGGTATTTCACTACATAAAATATCTCTTAATACGCCTCCAAAACATGCAGTCATAGTTCCTAAAGCAATACAAATTATAGGATGTAATCCTGCTTTTAAACCTGTTTCAATACCAACAAGAGTGTACAAAGCTATGCCAATAGTATCAAATAGAAATAGTGATTTTCTTAAATAAGAAATTTGTTTTCTAAATAGGACTGCAAATACTGCTGAACCAATAATAACATAAACAAAGGTCATATTACGCATCCAAGAAACCGGTTCTACGCCTACCATTATATCACGTAAAGTTCCACCTCCTACAGCAGTAACAAAAGCGATAATGAGAACACCAAATGGATCCATACGCTTATTCATAGCGACTAATACACCCGAAATAGCAAAAGCTATAGTTCCTAAAATATCGATGGTTTGTATAAACATTACATATTCTGAGTATAATAATTATAATCCTTTATCACATTCGCCACAAAATCAACTGGTTTCTCTGAAGTTTCTATAGCCATTACTTTTAAAAGGCGATGATGCAAATTTAAAATGATATTATGATTACCGTTTCTTACTGCGTCATCGTATAAATTTTTAATAGTCTGCATATCGTTGTCATTCAACACAGTAACTTGACTGTACTTTGGCACATAATCTACTGGTAAATCTTTTATCAACGTATCATTTATAGTCATATTCTCGCGTTCGCTAATCACAGTAGTACCTGCTGCTATATCACCTATTCTCTGTCCATTTCCTTTTAACAAAATAGTAACTACAGCCGCACCACCTGATGTTAAAACAACATCTATAACACGTAAAATCCACCTCACAAAATAATTAGCAAAACCAGGCCTAGAACCATCAAGTTTTACAACTCGCATATTCATAATGGTCTTTCCGACGGTTTTTCCGTTCAAAAAAGTTTCAAGTAAAACATAGTATAAAAATGCTGGTAATGATACTAGCATATATATTGCCCAAGAATCACCTGGATCTAAATTTAAGGAGACTAAAAGCCAAATCGCTCCAATTCCATATATCAAAATAATTGCACTATCAATAAGATATGCAAGCATCCTATGACCAATACTTGCTACGTTTTGATTTATACCCACATTTTGAGCAGTTTCTATTTGAAATTCATCCATATTTTCTTTTCTTTGAAAGTCTAAAGGGATTAGTTTATGCGCGAAGCGGCTTTTGTAAAGCAAAATAAAGACAAATGGATAGAATTTGAAACTATTCTTACAAATAAAACCAATATTGATCCTGATTTGCTTTCTGACCTTTACATAGAAATTACTGATCATTTAAGTTACGCCAAAACATTTTACAAAAATAGCAACACAGAACGTTACCTAAATCAGTTAGCATCTAAAGCACATCAGAATATTTACAGAACAAAAAAGGAATCGAAAAATCGATTAATTTCGTTTTTTAAAACTGAGTTTCCGACTCTATTCTATCAACACCATCGCGAACTCCTTATTACATTTCTAACTTTTACACTCTTTGTTATTGTTGGTGCATTCTCAGCTGCTAATGAAGGAGATTTTGTAAGGTCTTTTCTTGGGGATGGGTATGTAAACATGACATTAGAAAACATTGAGAAAGGAGATCCAATGGGCGTTTATAAACAGCAAGGGGAATTTAATATGTTTTTAGGTATTACATTAAATAATATTAAAGTTGCACTTTTCGCTTTTGGGTATGGTATTTTATTAGGCGTAGGCACTTTATATATTATGATGCAAAACGGTATAATGCTCGGGAGTTTCCAATACTTTTTTTATGAGAAAGGTTTACTATGGGAATCAGCTCGTACAATATGGATTCATGGTACAATAGAAATATCCGTAATTATAATTGCTGGTTGTGCTGGTTTAGTAATGGGAAATGGTATTTTATTCACAGGTACCTTACCAAGGTTAGAAGCCTTTAAACGTGGAGTTATAAATGGTTTAAAAATTCTAATGAGTACGATTCCATTTTTTATTATTGCCGGATTTTTAGAAGGGTTTGTAACACGGCACACTGAAATGCCAGATTGGCTAGCTATTCTTATCATTTCTGGTTCATTAGCACTTATACTATTTTACTATGTCATATATCCAATACGATTAAATAAAAAATTAAAGGCATTAAACAACCTTAAAAATACAATTACACTAACTAATTTAGAAACAGATTTAACATGAGGAGATCCTATATAGAATTTAGACAACAGCGTGATTTTAGCAGCATTTTATCAGATACATTCGGATTTATTAGAAATGAATTTAAACCACTAATGAAAGCCGTCTTTAATATTGCTGGTCCAGCTATTTTAGTTTTTATGGTATCGCTCGCTGCTTATAACTACATTGCTGGTGATATATTTAACTTTACAGGTCTTGGCGAACCCTCTTTTAATTCAACTAATGTATTTGTAGTTATTATTGTGGCTATTATTTATCTTATATCTGCCATTGCTGCATACATATTCTCAACATCTTCTGTACTATTTTACATAAAATCCTATATAGATAACAAAGGAGAGACAGATTTAGTAGAAATAAAAAAGAATGTTTATAATACATTTTGGTCCTTTTTTGGAATGAGTTTTCTAAAAGGTATAACCTTAATGATTGCTTTAGTCCTTTGTCTTTTACCTGCTTTATATGCCATAGTTCCTATGGCTATAGTGTTTAGCATTTTTGTTTTTGAGACAAGGCAGTCGGCTACTGATGCGTTTAGCAAAAGTTTTAATTTAGTAAATGTAGATTTTTGGACAGCGTTTGGTTCTTTTCTGGTTCTTGGAATTATCTTTTATATTCTTGGTATGATATTCTCAATACCATCTGTAATTTATACATTAATAAGTACTGGGATATTTTCTGGCGAAATAGATCCTGCAAATCTTAATAGTTTTTCTGCTGATCCTGTTTTAATTTTTCTAAACGTACTCAATTACTTTTTTCAATTTTTATTAAATACTATTCTTATAGTTGGCGGTGCAATTATTTACTTTCACTTACATGAAAAAACAACCTTTACTGGTACTTATGATCGTATTAGTGAAATCGGTAAAATAGAAGAGTAAATGAGGTTATACTGGTTGGTTTTATGTTTTTGTATTGGGCAATTCTCTATTGCGCAACAAAATGAGCAACCTGTAAAGTTAGATGACACTTCATTAGAAAAACAAGTTATCGCTGAAAAGGATTTAAAATCTTATAAAGCTGATGATGATTTTAATTATGCAGAAGTTAAAGCAGAAGAAAACATCTTTGATAAAGCTTATCGTTGGCTTAGAAATATACTAACAAAATTTTGGGAGGCAATTTTTGGAACTGGAACGGCTGTTGGTTTTCTTTGGTTTGTTTTTAGAGTACTACCCTATTTATTACTTGGATTTTTGGTCTTTTTATTAATTCGGTTTTTCTTAAAAGTAAATGCTAATAATTTAAGAACTAAAGGAAAAGAAGAAGGCTCTGTTTTATTTAGTGAAGAAGAGCAAATTATTAAGAATGAAGATATACCTGCTCTAATAAAAGAAGCAATAAATCAAAAGAATTACAGGTTAGCTATTCGTTATTACTATTTATTATCTCTAAAATATCTTTCTGAAAGTGATCGTATTGAATGGGAAGCACAAAAAACGAATGAAGACTACATCAAAGAAATTGAAAAAGAGCATTTAAAGACTAGCTTTAAAGATATTACCCGAATTTATGATTATGTATGGTATGGTGAATTTAGCGTTGATGCTTTAAAGTTTGAAGCCTTAAAATCACCTTTCGAAGAATTAAATAAAACTATTATAAGCCATTGAGTAAAAAAGGAAAAATATACATTACACTTGTACTTTTGACTCTTTTTGCAATAGTTGCTGTAGAGATGACCAAACCTGAGCCTATCAATTGGTTTCCATCATACGCTTTACATCACAAAATTCCTTTTGGATCTTATGTGTTTAACGAGCAATTAGAGCGTGTTTCTAATGATGTTACCACGGTTGAAAGACCACCTTTTGAATATTTAAGTAACAATACTATTTCTGGAACATACCTCTTTTATAATGGTGGAATAGCTTTTGGTAAAGAGGAATTAAATGGTTTATTAGATTGGGTCTCAGAAGGAAATACACTTATGGTTTCAGCCGTAGATTTCGAAAAAAAGTTACTCGATACTTTAAACCTCAAAACAAGAACTATAAATATCACTAACAATTTTAATAATAAATATCAGGTAAAACTAGTTAACCCATTATTAGACAATACAACCATATATAAATACGAACGACCAACAACATTTTTTCATTTTCACGAAATTGATACAGTAAAGACATCGATTCTTGGTTTTATTGATAAATATAGAGGTGAACAAGAAAATTCAAAGACCACATTAGTAAATGCTATAAAACAATCTTTTGGTGATGGTGAAATTATATTGAATACTTTTCCACAAGCTTTCACTAATTACTTTATGCTTAATTCTCCTAATCAGGATTATACAGCTGGCTTAATGTCTTATATAAACACCAACAAACCTATTTATGTAGATACCTATTATAAAACTGGGAAGAAATTTTATACCTCTCCAATGTATCTGTTTTTAAGTACTAAATCTTTAAAATGGGCTTATTACATTATGCTTATTGGTGTATTAATCTATATTATTTTTGAAGGTAAACGTAAGCAACGTGCCATTCCTATTATTAGACCGTTAAAAAACCAGACTGTAGACTTTACGAGAACTATTGCCAATATGTATTACGAAAATGGAAAGCATAAAGATATAGCTCAGCATAAAATTCAACATTTTTTAGAATTTATTAGAAATTCAATGTACCTCAATACTTCGGAAATTAATAACAGCTTCATTAAAAACTTAGCCGCTAGAAGTAATAATAGTATTGAAGATACGCAAACCTTATTTAAACTCATTGAGAGTTTTAATAAGAAATCAAAAATTGAAAATAAAGAATTAGAAAGGTTAAATACCTTAATAGAACAATTTAAAACTCATAACTAATGGAAAACGAACCTGTAAACGAGGACTTAAATTTTGACAATAGAATTCAGTTAGAAGGTCTTAAAAATGCTGTAGAAGGTATTAAAAGTGAACTTAGTAAAGTTATTATCGGTCAAGATAACTTTGTAGAATTATTAATTGTAGCGCTATTGGCAGATGGTCATGTACTTATTGAAGGAGTACCTGGCATTGCAAAAACAGTCACAGCAAAACTATTTGCTAAGGTTTTAAAAACTGATTTTAGTCGTATACAGTTTACACCAGATTTAATGCCAAGTGATGTTTTAGGAACATCAGTTTTAAACATGAAATCTTCAGAATTTGAGTTTAAAAAAGGACCTATCTTTTCAAATATTGTTTTAATTGATGAAATTAATAGAGCACCTGCAAAAACCCAAGCAGCTTTATTCGAAACTATGGAAGAGCGTCAAGCGACCATTGATGGCACTACCTATAAGTTCAATAATCCGTTTATGGTTTTAGCAACACAAAACCCAATTGAACAAGAAGGAACTTACGCATTACCTGAAGCTCAATTAGACAGATTCATTTTTAAAATTAAAGTAGATTATCCATCATTAGAAGATGAAGTAAAAATTCTAACGTCTCATCACGAGCGTAAAGGAGATTCACCTCAGACCTTAATAAATTCTATTTTAGATACAAAATCGTTAGAAGATTATAAGGCTAAAACACAGGCAATAGTTATTGAAGAAAAAATTATAAAATATATCGCAGAGATTGTTTCTAAAACTCGTAATCATCCGCATTTATATCTTGGTGGTTCACCAAGAGCATCAATAGCTATATTAAATACAGCTAAGGCATTCGCAGCGATCAATGGTCGTGATTTTGTGATTCCAGAAGATATTAAGAAATCACTTAATCCTGTATTAAACCATAGAATCATATTAACACCAGAACGCGAAATGGAAGGTATGACTACAGAAAATGTTATAGAAATGATAGTTCAATCGGTTGAAGTTCCTCGATAGTCAACTTATATGAAGTTTATTAAGTCATTATATATTCACCAACAGCTATATATTTATTTAGCAGTGGCTTCAGTATGCTTTTTATTATCGTATTGGTTACCAGCATTATTTTCTTTTGCAACGATTTTATCAATAATTATAATCGTTGTTTTATTTATCGATTTACTTCTACTCTATCAACCAAAAAATGCTATTAACGGCAGGAGAATTTTGCCAGATAAATTTTCAAATAGTGATAATAACCCGGTTCCAATTACAATTGCAAATAAGTATAACTTCAAAGCCTATATTGATGTAATAGATGAATTACCTATTCAATTCCAAAAACGTGATTTTGCATACAAGACAATATTAAATCCAAGTCAAAATCATGATTTTGATTATATGGTAAGACCAGTTGATAGAGGTGAATATTATTTTGGTCATTTAAATATTTTTGTATCCTCACCACTGAAAATTATTAAACGAAAATATAAATTTCAGAATGAGCAAATGGTGATGGTCTACCCATCAATAATTCAGATGCAGAAATACGATTTTCTCGCCATTAGTAATGCATTAACACAAGTTGGGTTAAAAAAGATTAGACGTATTGGTAATACTTCAGAATTTGAACAAATAAAAGAGTATGTACAAGGCGATGATTTTAGAACTGTAAATTGGAAAGCTACTGCAAAGCGAGCACAATTAATGGTCAATCAATACCAAGATGAAAAGTCTCAGCCCATCTATTCTATTGTAGATACTGGTCGTGTAATGAAGATGCCTTTTAATGGTTTAAAGCTTTTAGATTATGCCATTAATTCTGCTTTAGCATTTAGTAATGTAGCTTTAAAGAAACATGATAAAGTAGGTCTACTATCTTTCTCTAAGAAAATAGAATCTTTCTTACCAGCGATACACAAACTGACTTACCTCAATCGTATTTTAGAAACCTTATATAATATTGATACTCAATTTAATGATAGTGATTTTGGACTTCTCTATGCGCAATTAAAACGAAAAGTAACACATCGTAGTTTACTCCTACTATACACAAATTTTGAACATCTTAGTGCTCTGAAAAGGCAGATGCCTTATTTACAAGCAATTTCAAAAAAGCACATGCTTGTTGTTGTACTTTTTGAAAATATCGAATTAGAAACTATAATTGAAGAAAATGCTGAAGACTTACAGTCTATTTACCACAAAACTATTGCAGAAAAATTCGCATTTGAAAAACGATTAATGGTTAAGGAACTTCAGAAACATGGTATACAAGCGATTTTAACTCCACCTGAAAAATTGACTATTAATACTATAAATAAATACTTAGAGATAAAAGCTAGAGGAATGCTTTAAGCTAGAATAACTAAATACAATTCATCCTATTAAAATTACAATTCGGTAAGTACAATTTTTTTAGCGTGAGCTTTTATAGGATATTTGAATCATCAAAAAACAAATAACCATTAAAACAAAAATCATCATGAAAAATTTAATTTTAACAATTGCCTTAGTTTTGACTTCAGTATTTAGCTTTTCTCAAGAAGATAAAGGGGTTACAATAACTGTAACTATAGATAACGTAAAAAACGATAAAGGAAACGTATTAATGTCCTTACACACCTCTGAAACATTTATGAAAGGGAAAGGTATCATTGATGCTGAAACTAAAATAAAAGACGGAAAAGTGACTATTACTTTTGAAAATGTATTACCTGGAGAGTACGCAATTATGGCTTTACACGATGAAAATGAAAACCAAAGAATGGATTTTCAGGATAATGGCATGCCATTAGAGTCTTATGGAATGTCTAATAATGTAATGTCTTTTGGTCCACCTCAGTATGGTGATGCTAAATTTAAAGTAGAAGCTAAAGATTTAGAGCTAAATATCAGGTTTTAATTCCAATAATCTATTTAAAAAATCAAAGACTGAGTATATTCAATTATGAATTGCTCAGTCTTTTGAAATCAATTAAGGGCTAAATCTACCAATATAATCTTAACATAAGATTTGGCGTAATACCTAAAGAATATTTTTCTAATAATTCAATAGTATCCCCCGTACTATTATTACCTCTATACTCTCTACTAATTATATTTTTTCTATTGTATATATTTCTTAATGAAAATCCTACTTTACCTCTTAATTTATTGTGCTTAGAAAAGTAAAAATTATATGTTGAAGAAAAATCTAAACGATGATAAATTGGCAGTTCACCAGTATTTATACCACTATTAAATTCTAAATTATTACCATTTTCTTCAGTAATGGTATATGGTTTTCCAGTCTGCCACTTCCATCCCAAAGCCAATTGAAAATCATTAAGTCTATAACTTAATGCCACGGATACAGCATGGCTAATATTAGATTTGGAAGTAAACTCATTATTAGCATTAAGATTTTTAAACTTACTTTTTGATCTATTAAAAGAATAACTCAACCATGAATTGAATCTACTAAATTGCTTTTTCATAAAAAGATCGACACCAAAAATATTCTGGTTGCCAATATTAAAGCTACTATTGTCAGGATTTAAAAAGCCAAGTGATAGTGCTGTAATATTTTTCAATTTTTTATAATAAGTATCAATATCTATACTAAATCCCTTGAGTTTGTATATGAATCCACCTGATACATGTTGACTATTAATTATGGGAAATGAATTTCCATCTGCCAATCTCCAAACTCTATTTTGCAGAGATAAATCACTTAAAATAGTTTCATCAATTTCGCTAATAATCTGATTTTTAATTTCACCTGTAACCTGAAACATTAAATTAGAAAGTATAGATTTATATAATACCAATCTAGGTTCAAATCTTATGGCATCTAGCTCTTTAAAATAAGTGCTTCGTAAGCCTACAGCAAAATCAAATAATTTTGAATTTTTATAGTCGTAATTACCATAAACACTATGGGTTTGTACTGTACTATCTTCTGTATCTAAAACAAAAATTAAGTTTGTTGTATTTAAAAATGCATAAGCAACATCTTTAAGTGTATATTGATAACCAAAAGCTATAGAATTTTCTTTTTTTAAATCAATATTTACTTCTGATGATATACCAGAATCAAATATGGTATTGCGTTTTTCAAAATCTGATACTTGTTCGTTATTCTCTCTTGTAACGAAATTATAATTCAATTTATAATCAGAAAAAAATGCAGTAGTAGTTTGTGTTATTTTTTGATTCCAATTGCGTTTCCAACCTAAACCATATCCAATATTACTCGTTACTAACTTATCATTAAACATGCGATTATTACTAGTGTCATTTACCATATAATCTAATTGATTGTCTATTGAAATAATACTTGCGTACATGCTATTATTTTTATTTGGTCTAAAATTTAGTTTAACATTATAATCTAAAAATGAAAAATCATTATTTTCATTTTCAGAACCATTAATCTTAGTACTTTCAAATACTTTATCTGCTAACTGATTAAATGTAAATGTTTCTAAGACATCAACGTGACTTCTCCTCAATGAAGCTTGAATATTCATTTTATCTTTAATAATAGGAATTTCTAATAGTGCATCACCATTAACTCCATTAAAACCTAACTCAGCTTTTACAGTTTTAGAAATATTAGAGTTAGAAGACATGTCTATAACACTAGATAAACGTTCGCCATATCTAGCATGAGAGCCTTTGTTTATAAATTTAATTTTTGAAGTTACATTTGGATTTAATGGCGAAATCATACCAAAAAGATGCCCTTTGTGATAGATATTTATACCATCCCAAATCAGTCGGTTTTGATCTGAAGCCCCACCTCTAACAAAAAAACCTGTAGCTGTTTCATTAGGGCTTAAAACACCAGGTAATAACTGAATACTCTCTAATACATCTGGCTCTGTGAGTCCTGGCAATATTCCCAGTTTATAAGGGAACAAATTAAAGGATCCGTTTTTATTTTTTTCAATTCCTTCTGCTAAATAACTTCGAACAATTACTTTATCTAATGCATTTAGGTCTATAGTTTCTTGTGAGACTTCATTAATAATAATATAACGATTATTTAAAATCTTATAATTCAGCTGTGTTAACTTCTTAAATAAATCTAAAAATTCTACTAGCGTTCTTTTTTCTCTTTTTATTGAAAAACGTTTCCCTTTTAAATCATCATCCTTATAAGAAAACAATACATCATATACGTTTTCTACTTCAGTAAAAGCATACATGATTGGCACATCATCAAATTCAATGTAAAAAGCCTCTTCTTGCGAAAAGGCTGATAATGGGAGTAACATTAAGACACAGATATAGATTAACCTCATCTTTAATATCTCAGTTTAATGTTACGTTTTTCTTTTTCTTTAAACTTTATGTGTAGTGCTTCAAAAACAGTTATTAAAGCATTATTGAGGTTATTGTGAGGAAAACTACCAGAGAAAATCGTTGTATCATCAATAGATTCTGAATCAATTTTAATATTGTATTGATCTTCTAGAGCAGTAATTACATATTTAATTGGTATACTTTTAAATGTACTCTCGCCATTAATCCATGTCGGTTTTAAAAGTTGAGTAGTTGAAGATTCTGATGGATCACCATTTATTTTTCTAACGCTATGCGTTGGCAACAAAATATGCGCAGAAGAATTTGTGCTTACACTTACTTTACCTTCGTAACAAACCACATCAAAAAAGTCGTTTGTAGCGTTAACATTAAATTGAGTACCAAGAACAGTAACTGACCCATTATCTGTATTTACAGTAAAGGCTTCTCCTTTGGCCACTTTAAAATAGGCTTCACCTTTAAGATTAAGTGTACGCTCTTTATTCCAATTATCTTCGTCGTATGTAATTTGAGATTTAGAATTTAAGATAACTTCAGAACCATCTAAAAGCACAAAGGATTTACGTTCACCAAAACCAGTTTCAATACTAACTTTGTCATTATCTAAAAACATAAATAATCCAAATAGTACAATAATAGAAGCGGCTATACCAACTGACCAATTCTTATAAAGTGGTCTTACTTTTTGTTTTCTATCATCTATTTTATTCTGAATTTTTTCGAATGTAGTCGTTATAGGAGCATCTAATTTCTCAGCAATATCTATCCCTTTTCTTAACTTTAAGTAAGCAGAGAAGTCGTCTTCGCTCACCAGATTTTTTAATTCATTATCTGAAAGCTCACCTTCTAACCACTTGGCTAAAAAAATATCTAAATCTTTATTTGTATTAAATGTTTTCATACTGTTATATAAACTATTACAACTCAAAAGTAAAAAACCCTACTTTAAGTTTTATTTTTTTAAACATTCCCTATTTCCTTGCGCATTATAACCAAAGCTTGATGCATTCGTTTTTCTACAGCCTTCATACTAATATCTAGATGTTGGGCAATCTCTTTATATTTTTTCTTTTCAATTCTATTCATTAAAAAAACTTCACGCTGTTTTTCCGGCAAACTAGCAATTGTAGTTTCTAACTTTTCCATAAACTCTTTTTCTAGCATAATATATTCTGGTGATTCATTCGTAGCAGATTTCACGTTGTGCTTGTTATACTTCATAACTACCTTCTCATGTTTCTTTTCATTTAAAAACATATTATTAGCTATTGTATAAAGGTAACTTTTAACCTTTTCGTATTCTACTTTACCGCAATTACCCCAGAGTTTCACAAAGACATCTTGCAATATATCTTCTGCTGCAGCAATATCTTGGGTTTTATAAAAAAGAAACCGTCTTATTTCTTTGGCATAAGTTTTATAGATCACCTCAAAAGTTTTTGACTCACATATATTACGATTATCTTTTGACATTAAACTGTTTTTATTGAAACGTCAAAACTATAAAAAAAATAATTTGATAAAAAAGTAGGGTTTTTATTTTATGAATTGTTTTACTACTGATTAACCTCAACAAATAGTTTAACAAAAAAATAATTTAAAGAAAATGAAAAATTTTAAACTCGTAATTTTTAGTATTGCAATGGTGCTTTTAGCATTTACTTCTTGTACTAATGAAGAAACTATTGTTGAACCCCAACAAAACACAGAAGAAAGCGAATCTATTACTGTTACATTAGATTTTATGAGTAATCAATTTGATGCAAGTGGCAATGTTGTAGCTGATGAGAATCCTGCAGGCGATGTTGTTTTTGATTTTTGTTTCGATTTTGTATATCCAATCGATCTTTCATTTAATACAGGTGCCACAACTACAGTGAATAGTTTAGAAGAACTTGTAGAGATTTTAATTGCTTCAACAGAAGATTTGTTCATAAATGGAATTGCATTCCCATTTCAAGTTGAGACATATAATGAAGATAGTAATGCTCTAGTAATAGAGACTATAAATGACGAGGATGAATTTTTTAGTTTATTAGACGACTGTGATTTTGATGAGACCGAGGATTGTGTTTGTCCAGCAGTATATGATCCTGTTTGTATTGATATTACAGATTTAAATGGGGACGTATTTACAATTTCATATCCTAATGCGTGCTATGCGTTATGCGATGGTTTCACTGAGGACGATTTTAGCGAAGAATGCGAAGGAGACTATGAATCTGGTGTCGGTGAATGTTTTGAATTTGTATATCCTATTTCAATAGTTTTAGACGATGGCGCAGCCGTTACTGTAAATTCTCGCGAAGAATTATTTAATGCCACATATGGATCTCATGATATTGATTTAGTACTTCCATTAGATATTATAATTGAAAATGATACAGTAGTAACAATTAATAACTATGATGAGCTAGAAGATGTAATAGAAGATTGCTTTGGCGATGGTTATGGTGTAATCGATTGTTCAATTGAAGACATTACAAATACTTTAGCCGATTATTGTTGGTCAATTGATTTTATTGACTTTAATGAATTCATCTATAACTTAAACAGTGATGGTACATATCAATTGCAAGATATTGGAGGCAATTCAGGTGGTAGTGTTCTTACATCTGGGGTATGGAATGTAGTCCCTGGAAATAATACTTATTATGTTACTTTAAACGCAGAATTAGAAGAATATAACGATGAATGGGTGGTTACTGATTGTGATTCGGACCTAGGTTATGCTTACATAGAAATGCAAAGTCTTGTATATCCCCAAGCTTACATTTATTATATTGATTGCAATAACGATGGCGACGATGATAATAATTATGATTGTTCAACTGAACAGGGTGCATCAAATATTTTGACAGAATGTCCATGGCTAATTGATTTCATTGATTTTAATGAATTTATCTACAACTTCAATATTGATGGCACATACTCAGTACAATCTGAAAACAACATTCTTACGACTGGAACATGGGACTTACTTATAGCAAACAATGCTTACATAATTAATTTAAATGCAGAAGAAGCTGAGTATAATGATACATGGTTGATTGGTGATTGTGATGAAGAGGGTCTAACTATTGCAAGCATAGAATATCCCCAAGCTGAGATTTATTCAGTTGATTGTGACTAAGAAAATATCATAGCATAAAATATAAGTTGATTAATAGT
Coding sequences within:
- a CDS encoding RNA polymerase sigma factor — its product is MSKDNRNICESKTFEVIYKTYAKEIRRFLFYKTQDIAAAEDILQDVFVKLWGNCGKVEYEKVKSYLYTIANNMFLNEKKHEKVVMKYNKHNVKSATNESPEYIMLEKEFMEKLETTIASLPEKQREVFLMNRIEKKKYKEIAQHLDISMKAVEKRMHQALVIMRKEIGNV
- a CDS encoding FecR family protein, with the translated sequence MKTFNTNKDLDIFLAKWLEGELSDNELKNLVSEDDFSAYLKLRKGIDIAEKLDAPITTTFEKIQNKIDDRKQKVRPLYKNWSVGIAASIIVLFGLFMFLDNDKVSIETGFGERKSFVLLDGSEVILNSKSQITYDEDNWNKERTLNLKGEAYFKVAKGEAFTVNTDNGSVTVLGTQFNVNATNDFFDVVCYEGKVSVSTNSSAHILLPTHSVRKINGDPSESSTTQLLKPTWINGESTFKSIPIKYVITALEDQYNIKIDSESIDDTTIFSGSFPHNNLNNALITVFEALHIKFKEKEKRNIKLRY
- a CDS encoding FecR domain-containing protein, whose translation is MRLIYICVLMLLPLSAFSQEEAFYIEFDDVPIMYAFTEVENVYDVLFSYKDDDLKGKRFSIKREKRTLVEFLDLFKKLTQLNYKILNNRYIIINEVSQETIDLNALDKVIVRSYLAEGIEKNKNGSFNLFPYKLGILPGLTEPDVLESIQLLPGVLSPNETATGFFVRGGASDQNRLIWDGINIYHKGHLFGMISPLNPNVTSKIKFINKGSHARYGERLSSVIDMSSNSNISKTVKAELGFNGVNGDALLEIPIIKDKMNIQASLRRSHVDVLETFTFNQLADKVFESTKINGSENENNDFSFLDYNVKLNFRPNKNNSMYASIISIDNQLDYMVNDTSNNRMFNDKLVTSNIGYGLGWKRNWNQKITQTTTAFFSDYKLNYNFVTRENNEQVSDFEKRNTIFDSGISSEVNIDLKKENSIAFGYQYTLKDVAYAFLNTTNLIFVLDTEDSTVQTHSVYGNYDYKNSKLFDFAVGLRSTYFKELDAIRFEPRLVLYKSILSNLMFQVTGEIKNQIISEIDETILSDLSLQNRVWRLADGNSFPIINSQHVSGGFIYKLKGFSIDIDTYYKKLKNITALSLGFLNPDNSSFNIGNQNIFGVDLFMKKQFSRFNSWLSYSFNRSKSKFKNLNANNEFTSKSNISHAVSVALSYRLNDFQLALGWKWQTGKPYTITEENGNNLEFNSGINTGELPIYHRLDFSSTYNFYFSKHNKLRGKVGFSLRNIYNRKNIISREYRGNNSTGDTIELLEKYSLGITPNLMLRLYW